One stretch of Armigeres subalbatus isolate Guangzhou_Male chromosome 2, GZ_Asu_2, whole genome shotgun sequence DNA includes these proteins:
- the LOC134215257 gene encoding chitinase-3-like protein 1 gives MVTKSECVLSLILALSCAAFAQKNVVCYYASWATYRAGRGQFNVDDIDPNLCTHLAYAFFGLLENGTISILDPWLDLDSGRGNIRLFNELKNVNPSLKTLAAIGGYNQQSEIFSKVAANPALRQAFAEDARDFCLLHGFDGVDIGWEFPGQRGGDPVADRENFVLMLADLKQVLSANGLILTGALAAAQNIAETAYNIPLVSQHLDFINLMAYDFNGAWNSFTGHNSPLFAGPADSTDFQRTLNVDHSVSYWLQQGAPASKINLGVPHYGRTFTLENKANHWLRANAIGPGSPGFYTQEEGALAYYEICENFSSGSWAQFWDSDQKIPFGVINDQWIGYDNEETTTYKCNYILQHNLAGGMVWSMDQDDFRGNCGPKFALLSALQSCLN, from the exons ATGGTCACTAAAAGTGAATGTGTCTTAAGTTTGATCCTGGCTTTAAGCTGTGCAGCTTTTGCTCAAA AGAATGTAGTCTGCTACTACGCATCCTGGGCGACGTATCGTGCCGGACGAGGTCAATTCAATGTGGACGACATCGATCCCAATCTGTGCACGCATCTAGCGTACGCCTTCTTTGGGTTGCTCGAGAATGGAACCATCTCAATTTTGGATCCCTGGTTGGACTTGGATTCGGGCCGAGGCAATATCCGACTATTCAACGAACTGAAGAACGTTAACCCTAGTTTGAAAACGTTGGCCGCCATCGGAGGATACAATCAACAGTCGGAAATATTTTCTAAGGTGGCAGCGAACCCTGCACTACGACAAGCTTTTGCGGAAGATGCCCGAGATTTTTGTCTTCTGCATGGGTTCGATGGGGTGGACATCGGCTGGGAATTTCCCGGACAGCGAGGAGGAGATCCTGTAGCTGAcagagaaaattttgttttgatgttAGCCGATTTGAAGCAAGTGTTATCAGCTAACGGATTGATACTGACAGGAGCGCTGGCGGCTGCTCAAAACATAGCAGAAACTGCCTACAATATACCACTTGTATCACAGCATTTGGACTTCATCAATCTGATGGCGTATGACTTCAATGGAGCGTGGAATTCTTTCACTGGCCACAATTCGCCGCTGTTTGCGGGACCAGCAGATAGTACGGATTTTCAGAGAACCTTGAATGTAGATCACAGTGTGTCGTACTGGCTACAGCAGGGAGCTCCAGCGTCGAAGATCAATCTTGGAGTTCCACACTACGGAAGAACTTTCACGCTGGAAAATAAAGCGAATCATTGGTTGCGAGCGAATGCTATCGGACCTGGATCACCCGGTTTTTACACTCAAGAGGAAGGCGCTTTGGCTTATTATGAA ATATGTGAAAATTTCTCAAGTGGCAGTTGGGCTCAATTTTGGGATTCTGATCAGAAAATTCCGTTCGGTGTTATCAATGATCAGTGGATTGGATACGACAATGAAGAAACAACAACGTACAAG TGCAATTATATCTTGCAACATAATTTAGCCGGTGGAATGGTGTGGTCAATGGATCAAGACGATTTTCGTGGTAATTGCGGCCCGAAATTTGCGTTGTTATCAGCTCTTCAATCGTGTCTCAACTGA
- the LOC134209297 gene encoding histone H2B 1/2/3/4/6-like, with translation MQGPVSRQTRQNDRIEAQNNQTSWHRKATKKAAAMMAAKGSGSKAQKIIGEGDKQRTAITSRDTQIAVHLHLPGELVKHAFSEGTKAVTKYISFK, from the coding sequence ATGCAAGGTCCAGTTTCGCGACAGACTCGGCAGAACGACCGAATCGAAGCACAAAACAATCAAACATCATGGCACCGAAAGGCAACTAAAAAGGCGGCAGCGATGATGGCTGCTAAGGGCAGCGGCAGCAAGGCTCAGAAAATCATCGGCGAGGGCGACAAGCAACGCACAGCGATCACCAGCCGCGATACTCAGATCGCCGTTCATCTCCATTTGCCGGGCGAGCTGGTCAAGCACGCCTTCTCGGAGGGAACCAAAGCAGTCACCAAGTACATCAGCTTCAAATGA